Proteins encoded in a region of the Loxodonta africana isolate mLoxAfr1 chromosome 22, mLoxAfr1.hap2, whole genome shotgun sequence genome:
- the LSM3 gene encoding U6 snRNA-associated Sm-like protein LSm3: MADDVDQQQTTNTVEEPLDLIRLSLDERIYVKMRNDRELRGRLHAYDQHLNMILGDVEETVTTIEIDEETYEEIYKSTKRNIPMLFVRGDGVVLVAPPLRVG; this comes from the exons ATGGCGGACGACGTCGACCAG CAACAAACTACCAACACAGTAGAGGAGCCCCTGGATCTCATCAGGCTCAGCCTGGATGAGCGCATTTATGTGAAAATGCGAAACGACCGAGAGCTTCGAGGAAGGTTACAT GCTTATGATCAACATTTAAATATGATATTGGGAGATGTGGAAGAAACTGTGACTACTATAGAAATTGATGAAGAAACATACGAAGAGATATATAAA TCCACGAAACGGAATATTCCGATGCTCTTTGTTCGGGGAGATGGTGTTGTGCTAGTTGCGCCTCCGTTGAGAGTTGGCTGA